In Oceanithermus desulfurans, a single window of DNA contains:
- the yqeK gene encoding bis(5'-nucleosyl)-tetraphosphatase (symmetrical) YqeK: MPSTPSIETIAERVRARVSPERWAHIVRVAELARRIAEAAGAEGERAYLAGLLHDVARELPEEELLALCPPENEVEAAHPRALHGCAGRKIAAEWGVTDPEVLEAIEGHVWGVSPANPVGMAVYVADTCEPGRGVNDDLRERALAGDLEGAYAEAVARKVAYLKAKGIPIHPRTLKAYAEAHA; encoded by the coding sequence TTGCCAAGCACGCCCTCTATCGAAACGATCGCTGAGCGCGTTCGCGCCCGGGTTTCCCCGGAGCGCTGGGCCCACATCGTCCGCGTCGCCGAGCTGGCGCGGCGGATCGCCGAGGCCGCCGGCGCCGAAGGCGAACGCGCCTACCTGGCGGGCCTGCTGCACGACGTGGCGCGCGAGCTGCCGGAGGAAGAGCTGCTCGCCCTCTGCCCGCCCGAAAACGAGGTCGAGGCCGCCCACCCCCGCGCCCTGCACGGCTGCGCCGGCCGCAAGATCGCGGCCGAATGGGGGGTGACCGACCCCGAGGTGCTCGAGGCCATCGAGGGGCACGTCTGGGGCGTTTCGCCGGCGAATCCCGTCGGCATGGCCGTCTACGTGGCCGACACCTGCGAGCCGGGTCGCGGGGTGAACGACGACCTGCGCGAGCGCGCCCTTGCAGGCGACCTGGAAGGGGCCTACGCCGAGGCGGTGGCGCGCAAGGTGGCCTACCTGAAGGCTAAGGGGATTCCCATCCACCCCCGTACACTGAAGGCGTATGCCGAAGCGCACGCGTAG
- the rsfS gene encoding ribosome silencing factor has translation MVKTIDAVELITKITQALEDKKAENVVALDLRKVSDSLDYFVIATGTSQPHLQALQDHVQEKLRDEGIRPDAVEGPSSRWWLLSYGPVLVHIMSPEAREYYDLEGFWADAERLPL, from the coding sequence ATGGTGAAGACGATCGATGCGGTAGAACTGATCACCAAGATCACCCAAGCCCTGGAAGACAAGAAGGCCGAGAACGTGGTGGCGCTGGACCTGCGCAAGGTCTCGGACTCGCTCGACTACTTCGTGATCGCCACCGGCACCAGCCAGCCCCACCTGCAGGCGCTGCAGGACCACGTCCAGGAGAAGCTGCGCGACGAGGGCATCCGCCCCGACGCGGTCGAGGGGCCCTCGAGCCGCTGGTGGCTGCTCAGCTACGGCCCGGTGCTGGTGCACATCATGAGCCCCGAGGCGCGCGAGTACTACGACCTCGAAGGTTTCTGGGCCGACGCCGAACGCCTGCCCCTCTGA
- a CDS encoding response regulator transcription factor — MAKILIVDDDPAIREILRAYLSHEGYELSEAADGVSALALAPAADLVVLDLMLPEMDGLEVARHLRRDLPDLPILMLTARGEEEERVRGFEEGADDYVTKPFSPRELVARVRALLRRSGLHDRLVYGELEIVPGSREVYLAGRPVELSKLEFDLLLTLAQHPGMVFSRERLLERVWGSDFFGVERVVDVHVASLRKRLGDEPDRPRFIETVRGVGYRFKETE, encoded by the coding sequence TTGGCCAAGATCCTGATCGTGGACGACGACCCGGCGATCCGGGAGATCCTCCGGGCCTACCTGAGCCACGAGGGCTACGAGCTCAGCGAGGCGGCCGACGGGGTGAGCGCGCTGGCGCTCGCCCCCGCCGCCGACCTGGTGGTCCTCGACCTGATGCTGCCCGAGATGGACGGGCTGGAGGTGGCGCGGCACCTGCGGCGCGACCTCCCCGACCTGCCCATTCTGATGCTCACCGCCCGGGGCGAGGAGGAGGAACGGGTGCGCGGCTTCGAGGAGGGCGCGGACGACTACGTTACCAAACCCTTCAGCCCCCGCGAGCTGGTGGCGCGGGTGCGCGCGTTGCTGCGCCGCTCCGGCCTGCACGACCGCCTCGTCTACGGCGAGCTCGAGATCGTGCCGGGGAGTCGCGAGGTCTACCTGGCGGGGCGGCCGGTGGAGCTTTCCAAGCTGGAGTTCGACCTGCTGCTCACGCTGGCGCAGCACCCGGGCATGGTCTTCAGCCGCGAGCGCCTGCTCGAGCGCGTCTGGGGCAGCGACTTCTTCGGGGTCGAGCGGGTGGTGGACGTGCACGTCGCCTCGCTGCGCAAGCGCCTGGGCGACGAGCCCGACCGGCCCCGCTTCATCGAAACGGTGCGCGGCGTGGGGTATCGTTTCAAAGAGACGGAATGA
- a CDS encoding CueP family metal-binding protein — MKRYTAVALLLAGLVLVWWTFGPKDQDPFASALAGADAEEAMALANTWKAEGKGVQSYVTPEAVVFRLSESREVKVPLPKDRMVVAVAPYVSFTHRCEVHFMSSCQGELAGEKVWIRVEDEGGQVVQEGEVTLLPNGFVELWLPRGKRYSFTARYNGLEARKTLTTFANSPTCVTDVPLTETPRDDS; from the coding sequence ATGAAACGATATACGGCAGTCGCGTTGCTGCTGGCCGGCCTGGTGCTGGTCTGGTGGACGTTCGGCCCCAAGGATCAAGACCCCTTCGCAAGCGCGCTCGCAGGCGCGGACGCCGAGGAGGCGATGGCGCTCGCCAACACCTGGAAGGCGGAAGGCAAGGGGGTGCAGAGCTACGTCACCCCCGAGGCGGTCGTCTTCCGCCTCAGCGAGAGCCGCGAGGTGAAGGTGCCGCTGCCGAAGGACCGCATGGTCGTGGCCGTGGCGCCCTACGTCAGCTTCACCCACCGTTGCGAGGTTCACTTCATGTCGAGCTGCCAGGGGGAGCTGGCGGGGGAGAAGGTCTGGATCCGCGTAGAAGACGAAGGCGGCCAGGTCGTTCAGGAGGGCGAGGTCACCCTGCTGCCCAACGGCTTCGTCGAGCTCTGGCTGCCGCGCGGCAAGCGGTACAGCTTCACCGCCCGCTACAACGGCCTGGAGGCCCGCAAGACCCTGACGACCTTCGCCAACAGCCCCACCTGCGTGACCGACGTTCCGCTTACGGAGACCCCACGTGACGACAGCTAA
- a CDS encoding SHOCT domain-containing protein has product MMGWWGPGYGMGGWGFLWGLLWFALIAWGIYTLVKIASQGGFQGGSSSKQDAALELLRKRYARGEIDKETYERMKRDLEE; this is encoded by the coding sequence ATGATGGGATGGTGGGGACCCGGTTACGGAATGGGCGGTTGGGGCTTCCTTTGGGGCCTCTTGTGGTTCGCGCTGATCGCCTGGGGGATCTACACCCTGGTGAAGATCGCCAGCCAGGGAGGCTTCCAGGGCGGAAGCTCCAGCAAGCAAGACGCGGCCCTCGAGCTGTTGCGCAAGCGCTACGCGCGCGGTGAGATCGACAAGGAGACTTACGAACGCATGAAGCGCGACCTGGAGGAGTAG
- a CDS encoding YraN family protein has protein sequence MKGRWAEDAALEHLLARGYKLVARNRRTPYGEIDLWMEHEGEPVFAEVKQRASGRYGTPLESIRPWKLERMKRSALFLLGREDVSVRFLAVLVSGGREAWSIELVPLE, from the coding sequence GTGAAAGGCCGCTGGGCCGAGGACGCCGCGCTCGAGCACCTGCTCGCGCGCGGGTACAAGCTCGTGGCCCGCAACCGGCGCACCCCCTACGGCGAGATCGACCTCTGGATGGAGCACGAGGGCGAGCCCGTCTTCGCCGAGGTGAAGCAGCGGGCCTCGGGTCGCTACGGCACGCCGCTCGAGAGCATCCGCCCCTGGAAGCTCGAGCGGATGAAGCGGAGCGCCCTCTTCCTGCTGGGCCGCGAGGACGTGAGCGTGCGCTTTCTCGCCGTGCTGGTCTCGGGCGGCCGCGAAGCCTGGAGCATCGAGCTGGTGCCCCTCGAGTGA
- a CDS encoding LCP family protein, with product MPKRTRRRLILLGLTLVALGVLVALWPHASRSLTRQGAGGAPELSLVLAARDIEYCGPATPCGPGSRTDTIFYVRLLGNRAWVVAIPRDTYVEFDGYKGKINAVYGFEGAQGLARAVEQVLGLPVDHYAVLTLDQAARAVDAVGGVTVYLPDAMDYDDNAANLHIHIPAGRQHLDGQEAVGYMRFRGWVGDDLSRLDRIKEVVLQVMKRAASPANWPRVPGLVRDFWADMETDVDVGQVLALLPGLRGLELKTATLPTREEGVYLVFDDVMRRAFLAAFLGIDARPSVPAPEARVLILDGSGAGLGEAYARGLERLALPAPEVRRIRLQEASKVLVDTALAAGGYYAEAVHLPLISRFRLYYDADVVIVLGRDLVP from the coding sequence ATGCCGAAGCGCACGCGTAGACGCCTGATCCTGCTGGGTCTCACCCTCGTTGCGCTGGGCGTCCTGGTCGCCCTCTGGCCGCACGCGAGCCGCTCCCTGACCCGCCAGGGGGCGGGGGGCGCGCCCGAGCTGAGCCTGGTGCTGGCGGCGCGCGACATCGAGTACTGCGGCCCCGCCACCCCCTGCGGCCCCGGCAGCCGCACCGACACCATCTTCTACGTGCGCCTCCTGGGAAACCGCGCCTGGGTGGTGGCCATCCCCCGCGACACCTACGTCGAGTTTGATGGTTACAAGGGCAAGATCAACGCCGTCTACGGCTTCGAGGGGGCCCAGGGCCTGGCCCGGGCGGTGGAGCAGGTGCTGGGGCTGCCGGTGGACCACTACGCGGTGCTCACCCTGGATCAGGCCGCCCGCGCCGTGGACGCGGTTGGGGGGGTGACCGTCTACCTGCCCGACGCGATGGACTACGACGACAACGCCGCGAACCTGCACATCCACATCCCCGCGGGACGGCAGCACCTGGACGGCCAGGAGGCCGTGGGCTACATGCGCTTCCGCGGCTGGGTGGGCGACGACCTGAGCCGTCTCGACCGCATCAAGGAGGTGGTGCTGCAGGTGATGAAGCGGGCCGCGAGCCCCGCCAACTGGCCGCGGGTGCCGGGTCTGGTGCGCGACTTCTGGGCCGACATGGAGACCGACGTGGACGTGGGCCAGGTACTGGCGCTGCTGCCGGGCCTGCGCGGGCTGGAGCTGAAGACGGCCACCCTGCCCACCCGCGAGGAGGGGGTCTACCTGGTCTTCGACGACGTGATGCGGCGCGCCTTCCTGGCGGCCTTCCTGGGCATCGATGCCCGCCCCTCGGTGCCGGCGCCCGAGGCGCGGGTGCTGATCCTCGACGGCAGCGGCGCGGGGCTGGGCGAGGCCTACGCCCGCGGGCTCGAGCGCCTGGCGCTGCCCGCGCCCGAGGTGCGCCGCATCCGCCTGCAGGAAGCCAGCAAGGTGCTGGTGGACACCGCGCTCGCGGCCGGCGGCTACTACGCCGAGGCCGTGCACCTGCCGCTCATCTCGCGCTTCCGGCTCTACTACGACGCCGACGTGGTCATCGTGCTGGGCCGCGATCTGGTACCCTAA
- the nadD gene encoding nicotinate-nucleotide adenylyltransferase: MRIGLFGGSFDPVHMGHLLAASESADRLELDEVHFVTAARPPHKRPVAPAEARHEMVVLATILDGRFRTSRLELDHPGPTFTVDTLRRAARLWPGAELFFITGADAYRDLATWREPEALVELARMVAVSRPGYDLSRIDPFFRKRVRPIEIPGYDISSTEIRRRIAEGRSVRYLVPYEVEVYIAKHALYRNDR, from the coding sequence ATGCGCATAGGACTGTTCGGCGGCAGCTTCGATCCGGTGCACATGGGGCACCTGCTCGCCGCCAGCGAGTCGGCCGACCGGCTCGAGCTGGACGAGGTGCACTTCGTCACCGCCGCCCGCCCCCCGCACAAGCGGCCGGTGGCCCCGGCCGAGGCGCGCCACGAGATGGTGGTGCTGGCGACGATCCTGGACGGGCGCTTCCGCACCAGCCGGCTCGAGCTCGACCACCCGGGGCCGACCTTTACCGTCGACACCCTGCGCCGCGCCGCGCGGCTGTGGCCGGGGGCCGAGCTCTTCTTCATCACCGGTGCCGACGCCTACCGCGACCTGGCCACCTGGCGCGAGCCCGAGGCGCTTGTGGAGCTGGCGCGGATGGTGGCCGTGAGCCGGCCCGGCTACGACCTGAGCCGGATCGACCCCTTCTTCCGCAAGCGGGTGCGACCCATCGAGATCCCCGGGTACGACATCTCCAGCACCGAGATCCGCCGCCGCATCGCCGAGGGGCGTTCGGTGCGCTATCTGGTCCCCTACGAGGTGGAGGTCTACATTGCCAAGCACGCCCTCTATCGAAACGATCGCTGA
- a CDS encoding sensor histidine kinase: MKLFPKLFLSHLLVVVIAEAAVFVLVEFFAPRFFAEHVARMVHVVQMMGMGPMVESLRVDLENGLSATLTSALLVSLPLSALLAAVTAYWVSRRLARTANLLASGSRRMASGDYRLRLPVEGRDELAELAVHFNNLAEALERVEQTRVELIGNVAHELRTPLAALLGYAEAAADGVMPPEAVAKAISREVAAMRRLVEDLSLVSRVEAGSVELELASHDPAELVRAAHDRFASVFASAGVELRLELPPEGLPPVRADAGRVDQVLANLLSNALRHTPKGGRVEIRLASAGEFARICVRDTGPGIPEAYQQRIFERFFRLDAARSRGSGGSGVGLTVSKGLVEAMGGQIELRSRPGEGAEFCFTLPFAKA, translated from the coding sequence ATGAAGCTCTTCCCCAAGCTGTTCCTCAGCCACCTGCTCGTCGTGGTCATCGCCGAGGCGGCGGTCTTCGTGCTGGTCGAGTTCTTCGCGCCCCGCTTCTTCGCCGAGCACGTGGCCCGCATGGTGCACGTGGTGCAGATGATGGGGATGGGTCCGATGGTCGAGAGCCTGCGGGTCGACCTGGAGAACGGGCTCTCGGCCACCCTCACCTCGGCGCTGCTGGTCTCGCTGCCGCTTTCGGCGCTGCTGGCGGCGGTGACGGCCTACTGGGTCAGCCGCCGGCTGGCCCGCACGGCCAACCTGCTGGCCTCGGGCAGCCGCCGTATGGCGAGCGGCGACTACCGGCTGCGCCTCCCCGTCGAGGGGCGCGACGAGCTCGCCGAGCTGGCGGTGCACTTCAACAACCTGGCCGAGGCGCTGGAGCGGGTGGAGCAGACCCGGGTCGAGCTGATCGGCAACGTGGCCCACGAGCTGCGCACGCCGCTGGCGGCGCTCTTGGGCTACGCCGAGGCGGCGGCCGACGGGGTGATGCCGCCCGAGGCGGTGGCCAAGGCGATCAGCCGCGAGGTGGCGGCGATGCGCCGCCTCGTCGAGGACCTCTCGCTGGTTTCCCGGGTCGAGGCGGGCTCGGTCGAGCTGGAGCTGGCCTCCCACGACCCCGCCGAACTGGTACGCGCCGCGCACGACCGCTTCGCCAGTGTCTTCGCCTCCGCGGGGGTGGAGCTGCGGCTCGAGCTTCCCCCCGAGGGGTTGCCGCCGGTGCGGGCCGACGCCGGCCGGGTGGACCAGGTGCTCGCCAACCTGCTCTCCAACGCGCTGCGCCACACCCCCAAGGGCGGCCGGGTCGAGATCCGGCTCGCGTCTGCCGGGGAGTTCGCGCGCATCTGCGTGCGCGACACCGGACCGGGCATCCCCGAGGCCTACCAGCAGCGTATCTTCGAGCGCTTCTTCCGGCTCGACGCCGCCCGCAGCCGCGGTTCGGGCGGCAGCGGGGTCGGGCTCACGGTCTCCAAGGGGTTGGTCGAGGCCATGGGCGGGCAGATCGAGCTGCGCTCCCGCCCCGGCGAGGGGGCCGAGTTCTGCTTCACCCTGCCCTTTGCAAAAGCTTAA